One part of the Flavobacterium johnsoniae UW101 genome encodes these proteins:
- a CDS encoding FAD-dependent oxidoreductase: MKNADENLNDGTITSGENVSYWIDTAPNTSFEKPIRNIETEVLIIGGGIAGLTTAYNLVKAGKKVVLVEDGFIGSGESGRTTAHLTSALDDRYYFLQDTFGKDGAKLAAESHTAAISQIEKNIKDLNIDCSFKRVNGYLFLHPSDDEKNLQKEFKATQNAGLNTGILNRTPGIADGDTTPCLAFYNQAQFHILQYLDGLARAVQSLGGVIYTEARAEKISQEGALVNNYIFSAETVVVATNSPVNDLFTMHTKQAAYRTYVIAGKIPKGKLPYSLWWDTGDAASKWTAQPYHYVRVESFDDTHDLLISGGEDHKTGQSDEEGISESERYEKLEQWTRSYFPVLDEITYKWSGQVMEPVDSLGFMGRNPGDENIYIITGDSGNGMTHATIGAAIISDAILGIKNKYEDLYSPSRITVKTAYDFTKEAANMASQYLDWISSSDLKSTADLKPGEGGIISSGLKKVAVYRDYDKTLKAFSAVCPHLGCIVQWNSDEKSFDCPCHGSRFATDGTVMNGPADKNLKPITVK, from the coding sequence ATGAAAAATGCGGATGAAAATTTAAATGACGGAACTATTACTTCTGGAGAAAATGTATCGTACTGGATCGATACTGCGCCCAACACTTCTTTTGAAAAACCCATCAGGAATATAGAAACTGAGGTTTTGATCATTGGAGGCGGCATAGCCGGCCTTACAACAGCTTATAATCTTGTCAAGGCAGGGAAAAAAGTAGTTTTGGTAGAAGACGGTTTCATAGGCAGCGGGGAATCCGGCCGCACTACTGCACACCTGACCAGTGCACTGGACGACCGATACTATTTTCTGCAGGATACTTTTGGAAAGGATGGAGCAAAACTGGCAGCAGAAAGCCATACGGCGGCCATATCCCAAATTGAAAAAAATATCAAAGACTTAAATATCGACTGCTCTTTTAAAAGGGTAAACGGATATCTTTTTCTTCATCCAAGCGATGACGAGAAAAACCTTCAGAAAGAATTTAAAGCCACTCAGAATGCAGGTCTCAATACAGGCATCTTAAACAGGACACCTGGTATAGCAGACGGTGATACTACACCCTGTCTAGCTTTTTACAATCAGGCACAGTTTCATATTCTGCAGTATCTGGATGGACTGGCCCGAGCTGTACAGTCGCTGGGAGGCGTGATTTATACCGAAGCGCGCGCTGAAAAAATATCACAAGAAGGAGCGTTAGTCAATAATTACATCTTTAGTGCGGAAACAGTTGTTGTGGCAACCAACAGCCCGGTAAATGACCTGTTTACCATGCATACCAAACAGGCAGCCTACAGAACTTACGTTATCGCGGGAAAGATACCGAAAGGAAAGCTGCCGTACTCACTTTGGTGGGATACGGGGGATGCCGCTTCTAAGTGGACTGCCCAGCCGTACCATTATGTAAGGGTTGAAAGCTTTGACGATACGCACGATCTCCTTATATCTGGAGGTGAGGATCATAAAACAGGCCAGTCTGATGAAGAAGGAATCAGCGAATCTGAAAGGTATGAAAAGCTCGAACAGTGGACACGAAGCTATTTCCCAGTGCTAGACGAGATTACCTATAAATGGTCAGGCCAGGTAATGGAACCTGTGGACTCACTGGGCTTTATGGGCAGGAATCCCGGAGATGAAAATATTTATATCATTACAGGTGACTCAGGAAATGGTATGACGCATGCAACCATTGGCGCAGCAATAATCAGCGATGCCATTTTAGGGATTAAAAATAAATATGAAGATCTTTACAGCCCTTCCAGAATTACTGTGAAAACGGCTTATGATTTTACAAAAGAAGCTGCAAATATGGCTTCACAATATCTGGACTGGATATCCTCATCAGACTTAAAAAGTACAGCTGATCTCAAGCCGGGTGAAGGCGGTATTATCTCTTCGGGATTAAAAAAAGTTGCGGTCTACCGTGATTATGACAAGACCCTTAAAGCATTTTCAGCAGTTTGTCCCCATCTGGGCTGCATAGTGCAGTGGAACAGCGACGAGAAATCTTTTGATTGTCCCTGCCATGGATCCAGATTTGCCACGGACGGAACTGTAATGAACGGGCCTGCAGATAAGAATTTAAAACCAATCACAGTAAAATAA
- a CDS encoding CorA family divalent cation transporter produces the protein MALSTCQIKGTDITWIDIYDPSDEDIETVSSRYSLNSYTLLDSLDPDHLPKYEEHNDTHFLIIRLLHDESQKLPTIQSLSSKIAVFFTDKFIITIHRCAQPMIQSIMDNLVNKGKIKSASGIAIHIVGDALRSFEEPAINFLPISILTNLHCF, from the coding sequence ATGGCACTGAGCACCTGCCAGATAAAAGGCACCGATATTACCTGGATCGATATATATGATCCATCCGATGAAGATATAGAAACGGTCAGCAGCAGATACAGTCTGAATTCCTATACCCTGCTTGATTCCCTTGACCCGGACCATCTTCCAAAATATGAAGAGCATAATGACACCCATTTTTTAATCATCAGGCTGCTTCATGACGAGAGCCAGAAACTGCCTACCATACAAAGCCTGAGCAGTAAAATTGCCGTTTTCTTTACCGATAAGTTTATCATCACCATACATCGCTGTGCACAGCCCATGATCCAGAGTATTATGGACAATCTTGTCAATAAGGGAAAAATAAAATCTGCATCAGGCATCGCGATCCATATTGTTGGCGATGCGCTGCGTTCTTTTGAGGAGCCCGCCATAAACTTTCTGCCGATATCGATTCTTACGAATCTACATTGTTTTTGA
- a CDS encoding PQQ-dependent sugar dehydrogenase encodes MKTKYQFTAFLCVMGLLSYGQKGIPPKEDTKKVTITNFPTHLEYSSSLSSSLKTANGWQATPAAMGLGKPRMLYIGKKGQLYVTRRDAGDVLMLTDTNNDGRFDDMTRVADFPGVHGITAKDDFMYLCNNNKVLRYALNADGTLGKAADTLIKDLPSGGQHANRTMDFGPDGKLYISVGSVCNDCKESDKETAAMLQVDPQTWKRTLYASGLRNTIGFDWQPQTKEMWGVDNGGDTKGDDWPPEELNKIIMGGNYGFPFAYGKKEVDQSREDPVGNTKEGWVKPTQASILDFPAHSAPIAFAFFDSGKNKGDALVCWHGSWNRQNPSGYKVERIKFDSKGNPTGSEDFLTGFLIGSERFGRPAGLAVGSDVVYISDDANGIIYALKQK; translated from the coding sequence ATGAAAACGAAATACCAATTTACTGCATTTCTATGTGTGATGGGGCTGCTTTCCTACGGCCAGAAAGGCATACCTCCTAAAGAAGATACCAAGAAAGTGACCATTACCAATTTCCCTACCCATCTTGAGTACAGTTCCTCACTCTCATCGAGCCTTAAAACGGCAAATGGATGGCAGGCGACCCCTGCCGCGATGGGACTTGGAAAACCAAGGATGCTGTACATCGGCAAAAAAGGCCAGCTCTATGTTACAAGACGCGATGCGGGAGATGTGCTGATGCTGACCGATACCAACAACGACGGCAGGTTTGACGATATGACCCGTGTAGCTGATTTTCCAGGAGTACATGGCATTACGGCCAAAGATGATTTTATGTACCTGTGCAATAACAACAAAGTACTTAGATATGCATTAAATGCTGATGGAACTTTGGGCAAGGCCGCCGATACGCTGATTAAAGATCTGCCGAGCGGCGGGCAGCATGCGAACCGCACGATGGATTTCGGGCCTGACGGCAAATTGTATATCTCAGTGGGAAGCGTCTGCAACGACTGTAAGGAAAGCGATAAGGAAACTGCCGCCATGCTGCAGGTGGATCCGCAGACTTGGAAAAGAACGCTTTATGCGTCAGGGCTTCGAAATACCATCGGTTTTGACTGGCAGCCTCAGACCAAAGAAATGTGGGGTGTGGACAACGGCGGAGACACTAAAGGAGACGACTGGCCTCCCGAAGAATTAAATAAGATTATTATGGGAGGCAATTACGGATTTCCTTTCGCCTACGGCAAGAAGGAAGTGGACCAGAGCAGGGAAGACCCTGTGGGCAATACCAAGGAGGGCTGGGTCAAACCAACTCAGGCATCTATACTGGATTTCCCGGCGCACAGCGCCCCTATTGCTTTTGCATTTTTCGACAGCGGTAAAAATAAAGGAGATGCACTGGTGTGCTGGCACGGCTCATGGAACAGGCAAAATCCGAGCGGTTACAAAGTGGAACGCATCAAATTTGACAGCAAGGGCAATCCCACAGGGTCTGAAGATTTCTTAACGGGATTTTTAATCGGCAGCGAACGGTTCGGCAGACCCGCAGGACTGGCGGTCGGTTCTGATGTGGTTTATATATCAGATGATGCAAATGGTATTATTTACGCACTCAAACAAAAATAA
- a CDS encoding CorA family divalent cation transporter, which yields MFLKKNIPDDMIEDIYYLKKRAGLYKKLLLLSNEVVNSIKADTEERPLHQDVRDLHTKLVLLYDQVQEDANNLLNIYLSLSARKTNDVMKLLTVFSVFFMPLTFIVGIYGMNFKFMPELESPLGYPLTIIAMFVVSVLIFFWFKRKKWL from the coding sequence TTGTTTTTGAAAAAAAATATACCCGATGATATGATCGAAGATATCTACTATCTGAAAAAGAGGGCCGGCCTATATAAAAAATTATTGCTGCTGAGCAATGAAGTGGTAAACTCCATCAAAGCCGATACCGAAGAACGTCCGCTCCACCAGGATGTTAGGGATCTGCATACCAAACTGGTACTGCTCTATGACCAGGTGCAGGAAGACGCCAATAATCTTCTTAATATCTATCTTTCTCTTTCTGCCAGAAAAACTAATGATGTAATGAAGCTGCTGACGGTATTTTCAGTGTTCTTTATGCCTCTTACTTTTATTGTCGGCATTTATGGGATGAATTTCAAATTCATGCCCGAGCTCGAATCTCCTTTAGGCTACCCCCTGACCATAATAGCTATGTTTGTCGTATCTGTATTGATTTTCTTCTGGTTCAAAAGAAAAAAGTGGCTGTAA
- a CDS encoding YciE/YciF ferroxidase family protein produces MKNTETKNTKDTAEKNVKNAVVQPKTGAASELKELFIDSLKDIYWAENALVTALPKMQANATDPALVSAIKEHHAVTQNQVARLEKVFDFLGEKAEGKKCEAMAGLLKEGDSILEETEPGAVRDAGIIAASQKIEHYEIATYGTLAAFAKTLGENDAAKLLIQTLAEEKEADCLLNDVALNAINSTAAE; encoded by the coding sequence ATGAAAAATACAGAAACAAAAAATACTAAAGATACGGCTGAAAAAAACGTAAAAAATGCTGTTGTCCAGCCGAAAACGGGAGCCGCCTCGGAATTGAAGGAATTATTTATTGACAGTCTGAAAGACATCTACTGGGCTGAAAACGCATTGGTAACGGCTCTGCCTAAAATGCAGGCCAATGCAACTGACCCAGCACTGGTTTCGGCTATAAAAGAACACCACGCTGTAACCCAAAATCAGGTAGCAAGACTGGAAAAGGTTTTTGATTTTCTGGGCGAAAAAGCTGAAGGAAAAAAATGCGAGGCGATGGCCGGACTGCTCAAGGAAGGCGACAGCATTTTGGAAGAAACGGAACCTGGAGCAGTTCGCGATGCCGGAATTATTGCAGCTTCACAAAAAATTGAGCATTATGAAATTGCCACATACGGAACTTTGGCCGCTTTTGCCAAAACCCTTGGGGAAAATGATGCCGCAAAATTATTGATTCAGACGCTGGCTGAAGAAAAAGAAGCAGACTGCCTTTTAAACGATGTGGCACTGAATGCTATAAATAGTACAGCGGCAGAGTAA
- a CDS encoding DUF6965 family protein: MQHELRRYKRHFEAFPPPLEVEWKPWAKITDTQLFLKSCYIGIRNFNGPVERCPAWWHLKDFYLHIKRTMPSQGSPEKETVPEK, translated from the coding sequence TTGCAGCATGAATTACGAAGATATAAAAGACATTTTGAAGCGTTTCCTCCTCCCCTTGAGGTGGAATGGAAGCCTTGGGCAAAAATTACAGATACGCAGCTTTTTTTGAAGAGCTGCTACATCGGCATCCGCAATTTCAACGGTCCTGTAGAGAGATGCCCGGCCTGGTGGCATCTCAAGGATTTTTACCTGCACATCAAACGCACCATGCCCAGTCAAGGGAGCCCTGAAAAAGAAACTGTCCCTGAAAAATAA
- a CDS encoding YciE/YciF ferroxidase family protein, whose protein sequence is MATTAKKTTADKAKSTASKSTASKSTASRNTASRNTAKTASKSADRKVKAKSTAADGLRELFVDSLKDIYWAEKALTKALPKMAKNSTSENLITAINDHLSVTEEQVKRLEQVFSLIGEKAAAKKCDAMEGLIKEGESIMEETEAGPVRDAGIIAASQKIEHYEIATYGTLAAFATTLGEDDAVLLLEKTLAEEKEADTLLTEAAYNTINFDANEED, encoded by the coding sequence ATGGCAACTACAGCAAAAAAAACTACGGCGGATAAAGCAAAAAGTACGGCATCCAAAAGTACGGCATCCAAAAGTACTGCATCAAGAAATACTGCATCAAGAAATACTGCAAAAACAGCATCTAAGAGCGCAGACCGAAAAGTAAAAGCAAAATCGACTGCTGCCGATGGACTAAGAGAACTATTTGTAGATTCATTGAAAGATATTTACTGGGCAGAAAAAGCCCTGACTAAAGCATTGCCAAAAATGGCTAAGAACTCGACTTCCGAGAACCTGATAACTGCTATCAACGATCATCTTAGCGTTACAGAGGAACAGGTTAAGAGACTGGAGCAGGTTTTTTCTTTAATTGGCGAGAAGGCTGCGGCCAAGAAATGCGACGCAATGGAAGGACTTATCAAGGAAGGAGAAAGCATTATGGAAGAAACCGAAGCAGGACCTGTTCGTGACGCAGGAATCATAGCAGCGTCTCAGAAAATAGAGCATTACGAGATTGCAACATACGGTACATTGGCAGCTTTTGCTACTACACTTGGCGAAGATGATGCGGTACTGCTGCTGGAGAAAACATTGGCGGAGGAAAAAGAAGCAGATACACTGCTTACCGAGGCAGCCTATAATACCATCAATTTTGATGCAAACGAGGAAGATTAG
- a CDS encoding zinc-binding dehydrogenase has protein sequence MRVPYANYGPRVVPEDLSDEQLLFLTDIFPTGYTGVDWGEVKGGETVAIFGSGPVGIMAAKSAWLRGAAQVIVVDTLQFRLDKAKATAGCTTILWEDGPKDVVEQIRSLTNGRGADVCIDAVGFEPDRNLGDRIKATINFEKGSTKVLEACMSAVRRSGIVSVLGVYPVNYDNFPIGQFFDKGIILKGGQAPAHKHIDKLLEYVVQGKVKLDDIITHRLPLSEISHAYDIFKKREDGCVKVVLDPWK, from the coding sequence GTGCGCGTACCATATGCCAATTACGGACCCAGGGTTGTTCCCGAAGACCTAAGTGATGAGCAGCTTCTTTTTTTAACCGATATTTTCCCAACAGGGTATACCGGGGTTGACTGGGGGGAAGTCAAGGGCGGCGAAACCGTAGCGATATTTGGTTCCGGACCTGTTGGTATCATGGCTGCTAAAAGCGCCTGGCTTAGAGGCGCGGCGCAGGTAATTGTGGTTGATACACTTCAGTTTAGACTCGATAAAGCTAAAGCTACAGCGGGCTGTACCACAATTCTATGGGAGGATGGGCCTAAAGACGTTGTTGAACAGATACGTTCTCTTACAAACGGCCGCGGTGCTGATGTCTGCATTGACGCCGTTGGATTTGAACCGGACCGTAATTTAGGTGACCGTATTAAGGCTACCATCAATTTCGAAAAAGGATCAACAAAAGTTTTAGAAGCCTGCATGAGCGCCGTAAGGAGAAGCGGAATTGTTTCTGTTTTGGGTGTTTATCCTGTCAACTATGATAATTTTCCCATAGGACAGTTTTTTGATAAAGGGATAATCCTAAAAGGAGGGCAGGCTCCAGCGCACAAACACATTGATAAACTTTTAGAATATGTGGTTCAGGGAAAGGTAAAGCTTGATGACATTATAACGCACAGACTGCCGTTGAGTGAGATTTCACATGCTTACGATATTTTCAAAAAACGTGAAGACGGATGTGTAAAAGTAGTACTTGATCCGTGGAAATAG
- a CDS encoding catalase family protein: MIEYIPYSDSIEVIQPDELEISRKIVDSMARVNRLMYEKYRHAIRDAHAKSHAVLKGELKVYDNLPEHLAQGLFAKARTYPVIVRLSTAQGSIVPDKMSAFRGMAIKVIGVEGEKLLPELSDAVTQDFLMVNYPVIPTGTIKEYLKMQEGLEKQADSGELFQEIAQKAAVGVQNVLAAVGLADDTNQLSAPGPHILGDTYFSMAALRFGDYVAKINVKPLSDNVKELAGKKIDKDIIDEDEHAFLTKIVADFFQSATAEYEIGAQLCTDLELMPVEDGSVQWPEDQSPYQPVGKITFHPQQTFSPERRVYADDTLSFNPFHCLADHRPLGNIMRVRQLAYETSSRYRHHMNAKARIEPVSIDQLPD; the protein is encoded by the coding sequence ATGATAGAGTATATTCCTTATAGTGATTCGATCGAAGTTATACAGCCCGATGAGCTTGAAATAAGCCGGAAGATCGTGGATTCGATGGCAAGGGTTAACCGCCTGATGTACGAGAAATACCGACATGCCATACGCGATGCGCATGCCAAAAGCCATGCTGTATTGAAAGGCGAGCTTAAGGTATATGATAACCTGCCCGAACATCTGGCACAGGGGTTGTTTGCAAAGGCCAGAACCTATCCTGTTATTGTGCGTTTATCAACGGCGCAGGGCTCCATCGTACCCGATAAAATGTCAGCATTCAGGGGTATGGCCATAAAAGTAATCGGAGTGGAAGGAGAAAAGCTGCTGCCAGAACTCTCAGACGCTGTGACCCAGGACTTTCTTATGGTAAATTATCCTGTCATTCCAACCGGAACGATAAAGGAATACCTCAAGATGCAGGAGGGGCTGGAAAAGCAGGCCGACAGCGGGGAGCTCTTTCAGGAAATCGCGCAGAAGGCCGCTGTCGGGGTGCAGAATGTACTTGCCGCAGTAGGTCTTGCTGATGATACCAATCAATTGAGCGCACCGGGACCGCATATCCTTGGGGATACTTATTTCAGTATGGCAGCGCTGCGTTTTGGGGATTATGTAGCCAAAATAAATGTAAAGCCGCTTTCGGATAATGTAAAGGAATTAGCGGGGAAGAAAATTGATAAGGATATTATCGACGAAGATGAGCACGCTTTTTTAACAAAAATTGTTGCTGATTTTTTCCAGTCTGCTACAGCGGAATATGAAATCGGCGCACAGCTCTGCACCGATTTAGAACTGATGCCGGTGGAAGACGGATCCGTGCAGTGGCCCGAGGACCAGAGTCCTTATCAGCCTGTTGGTAAAATTACTTTTCATCCGCAGCAAACTTTCAGTCCCGAGCGCCGTGTGTATGCAGACGACACGTTGAGTTTTAATCCGTTTCACTGCCTGGCTGATCACCGCCCGCTGGGCAATATTATGCGCGTGAGACAACTGGCCTATGAAACTTCAAGCCGCTACAGGCACCATATGAATGCTAAGGCAAGGATAGAACCAGTCAGCATTGACCAGCTGCCAGATTAA
- a CDS encoding beta-propeller domain-containing protein → MKKYIILLLAAQLTWAQQPTKRIEFEAPESYPEGVAFDKAANVFYVSSARLGTVGKVTKEGRYSELYADKTLKSTYGLKVHPDGKRLFVCAGDANYSKFSTPDTKKKMARLLILDLKTGKKLNDIDLAGLIAGEHFPNDLAFDQAGNAYITDSYAYAVYKVDAKGTASVFSTNELLKTAGVGPNGIVYHPEGFLLAANNGKGALIKLPISNPNSGTKVKIEQFFPSADGMLLNDNSTLTLVQNGGVNKIFKIKSTDNWTNAEVSESTSVEDRFAFPSTAAISGSETWIMNANFSELTEGNNVPSKKFSLQQAVFNPVKK, encoded by the coding sequence ATGAAAAAATATATTATACTACTGTTAGCTGCCCAGTTAACGTGGGCTCAGCAGCCAACAAAACGCATTGAATTTGAAGCGCCTGAAAGTTATCCCGAGGGAGTGGCTTTCGATAAGGCTGCCAATGTGTTTTATGTATCCTCGGCAAGATTGGGTACCGTTGGAAAAGTTACCAAAGAGGGCAGGTATTCGGAATTATATGCCGATAAAACCCTTAAATCAACCTACGGGCTGAAGGTGCATCCCGACGGAAAAAGGCTTTTTGTCTGTGCAGGCGATGCCAACTATAGCAAATTCAGCACGCCTGATACCAAAAAGAAAATGGCAAGGCTTCTTATACTTGACCTTAAAACAGGTAAGAAATTAAATGATATTGATCTGGCCGGCCTTATTGCTGGAGAACATTTTCCTAATGACCTGGCTTTTGACCAAGCAGGGAATGCTTATATCACGGATAGTTATGCATACGCTGTGTATAAAGTGGATGCAAAAGGAACAGCGTCAGTATTCAGCACAAACGAACTGCTTAAAACAGCAGGAGTCGGACCCAATGGAATTGTTTATCATCCGGAAGGTTTTCTGCTGGCAGCAAACAATGGGAAAGGAGCACTTATAAAATTGCCGATTTCAAATCCCAATAGCGGGACAAAGGTAAAAATAGAGCAGTTCTTTCCAAGCGCAGACGGTATGCTTTTAAATGACAATTCCACTTTGACACTAGTGCAGAATGGAGGAGTAAACAAAATATTCAAGATTAAAAGCACCGATAATTGGACTAATGCAGAGGTTTCGGAGTCCACTTCAGTGGAGGACCGGTTTGCCTTTCCGTCGACAGCGGCTATTTCGGGCAGTGAGACCTGGATCATGAATGCGAACTTCAGCGAGCTTACGGAAGGAAATAATGTTCCATCGAAAAAATTCTCGCTGCAGCAGGCTGTATTTAATCCTGTGAAAAAATAA
- a CDS encoding type 1 glutamine amidotransferase family protein codes for MITDTDGEIHADFSFLTAASVLFDAVYIPDGLGLSVLADSDEVNEFLNDAYKHCKVIGADGRAEAVLSAASFASKITNEDKGIVIAKEAGTEKFAADFIAAMGKHRFWEREPNLYN; via the coding sequence GTGATTACGGATACTGACGGGGAAATTCATGCAGATTTTAGTTTTCTGACCGCTGCCTCTGTTCTATTTGATGCTGTTTACATTCCTGACGGTCTTGGACTCAGCGTACTGGCGGACAGTGATGAGGTAAACGAATTTTTGAACGATGCTTACAAGCACTGCAAGGTAATCGGAGCCGACGGCAGAGCTGAGGCTGTGCTGAGCGCCGCATCCTTTGCATCCAAAATAACTAACGAAGACAAAGGTATTGTGATTGCCAAAGAAGCAGGAACTGAAAAATTTGCAGCAGACTTTATCGCAGCAATGGGAAAACACAGATTCTGGGAGCGCGAACCTAACCTTTACAACTAA
- a CDS encoding SDR family oxidoreductase, which produces MPDIIDNNHFIKHIMEKLTNYFGQNIKDKKIVITGGTTGIGKAIADVLISLGGRVLIFGRDQKDFEKAVADIKKQFPDSELYGTPADVTKKEDIDKILAIADTELGGIDILINNAAVAAPGLIEEAYEDYKYVIDTNITGYLAFAQAAAVRMKKQKSGHIINIGSMSAESHTPESTIYVATKTAIRGFSTSLRKELNPLGIKVSLIEPGAVTSDMQTDPKKVQHEKVEKLEMLEAYDIAMSTLFCLSQPKRCDIVTMQIRPHLQII; this is translated from the coding sequence ATGCCGGACATAATAGATAATAATCACTTTATAAAACATATAATGGAAAAATTAACAAATTACTTTGGGCAGAATATTAAGGATAAAAAAATAGTTATAACTGGGGGAACAACCGGAATAGGAAAAGCAATTGCCGATGTTCTGATTTCTCTTGGCGGGCGGGTACTTATTTTTGGAAGGGATCAAAAAGATTTCGAAAAAGCCGTGGCAGATATAAAAAAGCAGTTTCCGGACAGCGAGCTTTACGGTACTCCGGCCGATGTTACCAAAAAGGAGGATATTGATAAAATACTGGCAATAGCAGATACTGAGCTAGGTGGAATTGACATCCTTATCAATAATGCAGCCGTGGCAGCCCCGGGACTCATAGAGGAAGCTTATGAGGATTACAAATATGTTATCGATACAAACATTACCGGTTATCTTGCCTTTGCCCAGGCAGCTGCTGTACGAATGAAAAAGCAGAAATCAGGACATATCATCAATATTGGGTCTATGAGCGCCGAAAGCCACACACCGGAAAGTACTATTTATGTAGCCACAAAAACAGCCATACGTGGATTCAGCACCTCCCTGCGCAAGGAACTAAATCCTCTTGGGATCAAGGTTTCCCTTATTGAGCCGGGCGCTGTAACAAGCGACATGCAGACCGATCCGAAGAAAGTGCAGCACGAGAAAGTTGAGAAACTGGAGATGCTGGAAGCTTACGATATTGCAATGAGCACTTTGTTTTGTCTCTCGCAGCCAAAAAGATGCGATATCGTTACGATGCAGATCCGTCCGCACCTGCAGATCATTTAA
- a CDS encoding response regulator, protein MPQKQNWEKIIYLAEDDEDDRLLFADAVEELNLPILVVQTADGCELLETLEKATHLPETIFLDINMPRKNGFECLKEIRNGGSDFKNIKIIMLSTSSSAMHIRTAYNLGADYYAVKPPTFMELKDLLIGILDRDLKSLRKEMEKKLPAC, encoded by the coding sequence ATGCCGCAAAAGCAGAATTGGGAGAAAATTATTTATCTGGCTGAAGATGACGAAGATGACAGACTGCTGTTTGCTGATGCTGTCGAAGAATTAAACCTGCCCATTTTGGTAGTGCAGACGGCAGACGGCTGCGAACTGCTGGAAACCCTTGAAAAGGCGACGCATCTTCCTGAAACGATATTTCTGGATATCAATATGCCCCGAAAAAACGGATTTGAATGCCTTAAAGAAATTCGAAACGGCGGCAGCGATTTCAAAAATATAAAGATTATCATGCTGTCCACCAGCAGCAGTGCGATGCATATCCGGACCGCCTATAATCTCGGGGCGGATTATTATGCCGTAAAACCGCCTACCTTTATGGAATTGAAAGATCTTTTAATAGGGATTTTGGACAGGGACCTAAAAAGCTTAAGAAAAGAGATGGAAAAAAAACTGCCCGCCTGCTAA